One part of the Ruegeria sp. SCSIO 43209 genome encodes these proteins:
- a CDS encoding zinc-dependent alcohol dehydrogenase family protein gives MKAVLFEKFQQTPKVVTVDDPAPDTHGVVLKVEATGVCRSDWHGWMGHDSDIELPHIPGHELAGVVEAVGRDVKNWKVGDKVTVPFVCGCGTCSECHAGHQQTCLYQEQPGFTHWGSFAEYVPIHQADLNLVALPETMEFATAASLGCRFATSFRAVVDQGRVSAGQWVAVHGCGGVGLSAVMIAAAVGANVIGVDLDEARLELAQELGAVATINGTDADVPEAIREITKGGSHVSIDALGHPVTMTNSILCLRPRGKHIQVGLMLGDHASPAVPMPKIVGQEIELLGSHGMQAHRYGAMLDMIKNGKLDPARLVGEKISLEDAPKALIGMDKFTSIGATVITRF, from the coding sequence ATGAAGGCTGTCCTGTTCGAGAAGTTCCAACAAACCCCCAAGGTTGTCACAGTCGACGACCCTGCACCCGATACTCATGGCGTTGTTCTGAAGGTCGAAGCCACCGGCGTTTGTCGTAGCGATTGGCACGGGTGGATGGGGCATGACAGTGATATCGAGCTGCCTCACATACCCGGTCATGAGTTGGCTGGCGTGGTCGAAGCCGTCGGACGGGATGTAAAGAACTGGAAAGTTGGCGACAAGGTAACCGTGCCTTTCGTCTGCGGCTGCGGAACGTGCAGCGAATGTCACGCAGGGCATCAGCAAACCTGTCTGTATCAAGAGCAACCCGGCTTTACCCATTGGGGCAGTTTCGCGGAATATGTACCAATTCATCAGGCTGACCTTAATTTGGTCGCGCTGCCTGAAACCATGGAATTTGCAACCGCCGCCAGCCTTGGCTGCAGGTTTGCCACTTCATTCCGCGCGGTCGTCGATCAAGGAAGGGTCTCGGCCGGTCAATGGGTTGCCGTACATGGCTGCGGTGGGGTCGGTCTGTCAGCCGTTATGATTGCTGCCGCCGTCGGGGCCAATGTCATCGGGGTTGATCTAGACGAAGCCAGACTCGAACTTGCGCAAGAACTGGGTGCAGTTGCGACCATTAACGGTACAGATGCTGATGTTCCCGAAGCGATCCGCGAAATCACCAAAGGCGGCTCCCATGTGTCAATCGACGCTTTGGGTCATCCCGTCACTATGACCAACTCAATCCTCTGCCTGCGTCCGCGCGGCAAGCACATTCAGGTCGGTCTGATGCTGGGTGATCACGCTTCGCCAGCAGTACCCATGCCAAAGATCGTAGGACAAGAGATCGAATTGCTTGGTTCGCACGGGATGCAGGCGCATCGCTATGGCGCGATGCTCGACATGATTAAAAATGGCAAGTTGGATCCGGCCCGGTTGGTGGGGGAAAAAATCAGCCTGGAAGACGCGCCCAAGGCCTTGATAGGGATGGATAAGTTTACCTCAATCGGTGCGACGGTCATCACAAGGTTCTGA
- a CDS encoding helix-turn-helix transcriptional regulator, which produces MSESFSANLRSLCAERGNISQVCREIGLNRQQFNRYLNGESLPSAHNLRRIARYFDLPEAQLFAPRTEFEETLKDSIVRRKETPASLFVKPYSDQVKNLRRYVGFYHSFFCTPSWQGRIFCSLIRLKEVDGVVTIRSHENATSPDKSVRQISRYEGLVALRGNRIFATEHECGKEGSIAQTILYSAHRQQLKYLRGMTMGVAWRPFPHPYAAKTIWKRLDERITAREALTACGVYSEQSKSIDLAVRKYLLGSGDAHFSAIPTELAN; this is translated from the coding sequence ATGTCCGAAAGTTTTTCCGCAAATTTACGGTCTTTGTGCGCCGAGCGAGGCAATATCTCGCAAGTCTGTCGAGAAATCGGCCTGAACAGGCAGCAGTTTAATCGCTACCTCAACGGCGAAAGCTTGCCATCTGCCCACAACCTACGCCGTATCGCTCGGTATTTCGATCTGCCTGAGGCACAGCTTTTTGCGCCTCGGACGGAGTTTGAAGAAACATTAAAAGACTCGATCGTCCGTCGGAAAGAAACTCCTGCCAGCTTGTTTGTTAAGCCGTACAGTGATCAGGTGAAGAATCTCAGACGCTATGTGGGCTTCTATCATTCTTTCTTTTGCACCCCGTCTTGGCAGGGGCGCATTTTTTGTTCTCTGATTCGACTTAAGGAGGTGGATGGCGTCGTGACGATCCGCTCGCACGAAAACGCCACGTCCCCGGACAAAAGCGTTCGGCAGATTTCGCGCTACGAAGGGCTGGTTGCCCTGCGCGGTAACAGGATCTTCGCCACCGAACATGAATGCGGCAAGGAAGGAAGCATTGCGCAGACCATCCTTTATTCCGCCCATCGCCAACAGCTAAAATACTTGCGTGGCATGACAATGGGTGTGGCTTGGCGGCCGTTTCCACACCCTTATGCGGCGAAAACAATCTGGAAACGGCTTGATGAGCGCATTACCGCCCGTGAAGCGCTCACTGCCTGCGGTGTCTATTCAGAACAGAGTAAATCAATCGACCTGGCGGTCCGAAAGTACCTTTTGGGATCAGGCGATGCCCATTTTTCAGCGATACCAACAGAACTTGCCAATTGA
- a CDS encoding CocE/NonD family hydrolase, producing the protein MSTKIIENTWIPLPDGRKLAARIWLPETGPSPAILEYLPYRKRDGTAPRDATTHPVFAEAGYACIRVDIAGTGDSEGQFDDEYSEQELRDGEAVLSWIAAQNWCDGNIGMIGISWGGFNGLQLAFRHPPELKAVVSVASTVDRYADDIHFMGGCLLSDNINWGSQMFAYLTRPADPELRSDWREDWLARLENVPFSAADWLRHPTRSAFWKHGSVCEDWSAIQAPVLAITGWSDAYVNAPPALAANLAVPSKALIGPWEHRYPHISKLEAGDFHSEVIGWFDRWLKGQQNGAEDLPAYRTYMQDHFGPSKKNKPRQGRWIAETEWPSPNVSDEVWHLGLGGFSDVAITAETTVSNPAHIGQAGGYFCPGMRIDNELAEDQAADDALSLCFDTAPLDKPLELLGRARLKLSFTVDRPVAQLIARLCDVAPDGVSQRITYRALNLTHYKSHETPEALIPGQVYSAEIALNECAHRVKPGQILRLALSTSYWPIVWPAPEAAEVTLQLQGSALYLPVRTMSEEADPAHPGPAQDYPTLQSTELRAPSGRSERRIEADGTVILETFDDYGKAQDPGHGLIVGSHVAMRYAIHPDDPATAQFTAGWRFTFERDEWQVEISTENAMTCDVENFYLHRKLRATEGADKTEVLTKEWNETIPRRLL; encoded by the coding sequence ATGTCCACAAAAATCATCGAAAACACCTGGATCCCCCTGCCGGATGGTCGGAAACTGGCTGCACGAATTTGGTTGCCCGAAACCGGGCCGTCACCCGCCATTCTGGAATACCTCCCCTATCGCAAACGGGATGGAACTGCGCCGCGAGATGCAACCACTCATCCAGTATTTGCCGAGGCAGGATACGCCTGCATCCGCGTCGACATTGCCGGGACCGGTGATAGCGAGGGGCAGTTCGACGACGAGTATTCGGAACAGGAACTCCGCGATGGTGAAGCCGTTCTGAGTTGGATCGCCGCACAAAACTGGTGCGACGGAAACATTGGGATGATCGGTATCTCCTGGGGAGGGTTCAATGGGCTGCAGCTGGCCTTTCGCCATCCGCCCGAGCTCAAGGCGGTGGTCAGTGTTGCCTCGACCGTGGATCGGTACGCCGATGACATACACTTCATGGGCGGCTGCCTGTTAAGCGACAATATCAACTGGGGCAGTCAGATGTTCGCCTATTTGACACGGCCCGCAGACCCCGAGCTGCGATCTGATTGGCGAGAAGACTGGCTTGCCCGACTTGAGAATGTACCATTCTCAGCAGCCGATTGGCTGCGTCATCCAACGCGCAGCGCGTTCTGGAAACATGGCTCGGTTTGCGAGGATTGGTCGGCGATTCAAGCTCCGGTTCTTGCGATAACGGGTTGGTCGGATGCATATGTCAACGCTCCGCCAGCGCTGGCAGCAAATCTGGCCGTGCCGTCAAAAGCGCTGATCGGACCGTGGGAGCACCGCTATCCGCATATCTCGAAACTAGAGGCTGGGGATTTCCACTCCGAGGTGATCGGCTGGTTTGATCGCTGGCTGAAGGGGCAGCAGAATGGCGCCGAAGACCTGCCCGCCTACCGAACCTATATGCAGGATCATTTTGGCCCGAGCAAAAAGAACAAACCCAGGCAGGGCCGCTGGATCGCCGAGACAGAATGGCCGTCGCCCAATGTCAGTGATGAAGTCTGGCATTTGGGATTGGGTGGGTTTTCCGACGTCGCCATTACGGCCGAGACAACCGTATCGAATCCGGCCCATATCGGACAGGCTGGCGGGTATTTCTGCCCGGGCATGCGGATCGACAATGAGTTGGCCGAAGATCAGGCAGCCGATGACGCACTGTCGCTTTGTTTCGATACGGCACCGCTGGACAAGCCGCTTGAACTGCTTGGACGGGCGCGACTGAAACTGTCCTTCACCGTGGACAGACCGGTAGCCCAACTGATTGCGCGATTGTGTGATGTCGCCCCGGATGGGGTTTCTCAGCGGATCACCTATCGGGCGCTGAACCTGACGCACTACAAGAGCCACGAGACCCCTGAAGCGTTGATTCCCGGTCAGGTCTACAGTGCGGAAATTGCACTAAATGAGTGCGCGCATCGCGTGAAACCCGGTCAAATCCTGCGTCTTGCGCTGTCTACCTCTTACTGGCCAATCGTTTGGCCCGCGCCAGAAGCAGCAGAGGTGACGTTGCAACTGCAAGGTTCGGCGCTGTATTTGCCGGTTCGGACGATGTCTGAGGAAGCTGATCCTGCACATCCCGGACCAGCGCAGGATTATCCGACGTTGCAAAGCACCGAGCTGCGCGCGCCGTCGGGCCGATCCGAACGGCGCATCGAAGCGGACGGAACCGTCATACTTGAGACATTCGACGACTACGGCAAAGCACAGGACCCCGGCCACGGCCTGATCGTCGGAAGCCACGTCGCCATGCGCTATGCGATCCATCCTGATGACCCAGCGACCGCGCAATTCACGGCGGGCTGGCGTTTCACGTTCGAGAGGGACGAATGGCAGGTCGAGATCAGCACCGAAAACGCGATGACCTGTGACGTCGAGAATTTCTATCTGCATCGAAAACTGCGCGCCACCGAAGGCGCGGACAAAACAGAAGTTCTGACAAAGGAATGGAACGAAACCATCCCGCGCAGGCTTCTGTAA
- a CDS encoding ABC transporter substrate-binding protein has translation MKIEWTKANVGRRGFLKGATALGAASALPASWANRAFAADDGVLRVRAYGDAQNMDPAHSVGVVEEEVHASIYNKLIQYKPGEEWGWQLDAAAMIEQVDPTHIKFALRDDIGFTNGFGAMTAEDVKFSMERIVDDATESPNKPDLGPFSHVEVSSEREGTIVLNEPFAPIWSIALPYITGNIVSKAAVEAAGGRIGADPVAESGPYLRDSWSPKEKTVLKRNPDWKGDAPTWDTIEILPIDDENTAEIAFEAGELDMTRVSLGSVERYRAGVPNGGSLVEKPSLFYVWLGMNLDHPKLQNPKLRQAIQHAVDVPSILEAAYFGAAEPSTGIIAPGLAGHRPQSLVPPAANFEKAAQLLAESGETNVTLTLDTLNKTTFTTTAQIIQATLAQIGITVEVNVLESGAFWASGDNENLQLVLNRFSMTPDPYYATAWFTTEQVGIWNWERFSNAEFDEIHNSAFKEADVAKRAEMYQRAQYLMEESGAYRFITHEATPVIHSARVTPALRPDGLALLRYFGKAT, from the coding sequence ATGAAAATCGAATGGACAAAAGCAAATGTCGGGCGCAGGGGCTTCTTGAAAGGGGCAACTGCGCTTGGGGCGGCATCCGCGCTGCCTGCAAGCTGGGCCAATCGCGCCTTCGCCGCTGATGACGGGGTGTTGCGGGTGCGCGCCTACGGTGATGCCCAGAACATGGACCCCGCACATTCCGTCGGTGTTGTCGAAGAAGAAGTGCATGCCTCGATTTACAACAAGTTGATCCAATACAAGCCCGGCGAGGAATGGGGTTGGCAGCTGGATGCGGCGGCGATGATCGAGCAGGTTGACCCGACCCATATCAAGTTCGCCCTACGCGATGATATCGGTTTCACCAATGGCTTCGGTGCGATGACCGCTGAAGACGTGAAATTCAGCATGGAGCGCATCGTGGACGATGCGACCGAAAGCCCGAACAAGCCCGATTTGGGTCCGTTCAGCCATGTCGAAGTGAGCAGCGAACGCGAAGGTACCATCGTTCTGAACGAGCCGTTTGCTCCGATTTGGTCGATCGCCCTGCCCTACATAACCGGCAACATCGTCTCGAAAGCTGCGGTCGAGGCCGCAGGGGGCCGCATCGGGGCTGATCCGGTCGCTGAATCCGGCCCTTATCTGCGGGACAGCTGGTCACCCAAAGAAAAAACCGTGCTTAAGCGCAACCCGGATTGGAAGGGTGACGCACCAACATGGGACACAATCGAAATCCTGCCGATCGACGACGAAAACACCGCCGAGATCGCCTTTGAGGCGGGCGAACTGGACATGACTCGGGTTTCGCTGGGATCGGTCGAACGCTATCGGGCCGGTGTTCCGAACGGCGGATCTTTGGTCGAGAAACCCTCACTGTTCTATGTCTGGTTGGGCATGAATCTGGATCACCCCAAGCTTCAGAACCCAAAACTGCGTCAGGCGATTCAACATGCAGTCGACGTACCAAGCATCCTAGAGGCGGCCTATTTTGGAGCCGCTGAACCCTCGACAGGCATCATCGCACCTGGCCTTGCGGGCCACCGCCCGCAATCTCTGGTCCCTCCGGCGGCAAACTTCGAGAAAGCGGCGCAATTGCTGGCGGAATCTGGCGAGACCAATGTGACGCTTACGCTGGACACGCTGAACAAGACCACTTTCACCACGACGGCTCAGATCATTCAGGCAACTCTGGCGCAGATCGGGATCACGGTCGAAGTCAACGTACTGGAATCCGGTGCATTCTGGGCAAGCGGAGACAACGAGAACCTGCAACTGGTTCTGAACCGCTTCTCGATGACCCCCGATCCATATTATGCGACGGCCTGGTTCACCACCGAACAGGTCGGCATCTGGAACTGGGAGCGGTTCAGCAACGCTGAATTTGACGAAATTCACAACTCGGCATTCAAGGAAGCGGATGTGGCCAAACGCGCTGAGATGTATCAGCGGGCGCAGTATCTGATGGAAGAAAGTGGTGCCTACCGCTTTATCACCCACGAGGCGACACCGGTGATTCATTCGGCGCGTGTCACCCCCGCGCTAAGACCCGACGGTCTGGCACTGCTGCGGTACTTCGGCAAGGCGACCTGA
- a CDS encoding ABC transporter permease: MLKFATRRFGLALLILFVAVTVMFLMIRAVPGDPVQIMLGPRATPELQAQLTAALALDQPIWKQLVIFYGNLARGDLGIDVFSGRSVTDIVFQQLPYTLELIFASILWSATLGIALGAYAAAHPNTLIDRIAAAISVSFVAAPAFVVALLSLLVFAVHLQWFPAIGAGEGFWGRIDHLVLPAFAIGLSWVGYIARLVRASMLEVLGENHVRTARAFGIAERRVVMVYALRIAILPVVTVIGVGMGFLLSSAVFAEIVFARPGLGKLVIDSITTRNYPIVMGSVLISTGLFVVSTALADLINAWLDPRARQAH; encoded by the coding sequence ATGTTGAAGTTTGCAACCCGCCGCTTCGGGCTAGCGCTGCTTATCCTCTTCGTGGCGGTTACCGTCATGTTCCTGATGATCCGCGCCGTCCCCGGGGACCCGGTCCAGATCATGTTGGGGCCACGCGCAACACCTGAGCTTCAGGCCCAGCTCACCGCTGCGTTGGCGCTGGATCAACCAATCTGGAAACAGCTGGTCATATTCTATGGAAACCTGGCCCGTGGCGATCTGGGAATCGACGTATTCTCGGGCCGGTCAGTGACAGATATCGTGTTCCAGCAGCTACCCTACACTCTGGAACTGATCTTTGCGTCGATCCTGTGGTCCGCCACTTTGGGAATTGCACTTGGGGCATATGCCGCTGCCCATCCAAACACTCTGATCGATCGCATTGCGGCGGCGATTTCGGTCAGTTTTGTTGCAGCACCCGCCTTTGTCGTAGCACTTCTGTCGCTATTGGTCTTTGCCGTGCATCTTCAGTGGTTTCCAGCCATCGGCGCGGGCGAAGGCTTCTGGGGCCGCATTGATCACCTCGTCTTGCCCGCCTTTGCCATCGGGCTAAGCTGGGTGGGCTACATCGCGCGGTTGGTGCGCGCCTCGATGTTGGAAGTCTTAGGCGAAAACCACGTTCGGACCGCACGAGCCTTCGGTATCGCAGAGCGCCGCGTGGTGATGGTTTATGCCTTGCGTATCGCCATTCTTCCGGTTGTCACGGTGATCGGCGTCGGCATGGGTTTCCTGCTGAGCTCGGCCGTATTCGCCGAAATAGTGTTCGCGCGCCCGGGTCTGGGCAAGCTGGTGATCGACAGCATAACCACCCGCAATTACCCGATTGTCATGGGCTCGGTTCTGATCTCAACCGGTTTGTTCGTCGTGTCGACCGCACTGGCGGACCTGATCAATGCGTGGCTCGACCCACGCGCTAGACAAGCGCATTGA
- a CDS encoding ABC transporter permease, whose amino-acid sequence MEKSRSELGQIIVGVARDPLGLIGLVIVGTIVFCAIFAYWIVPYDPVAMDIKARLQGPSAEHLLGTDQLGRDTFSRVIAGGQVALKVALPAVFGAMAIGLTLGMIAGYGPKWLDNLLMLFFDTIRSFPTVMFALAVVALVGPSLQTVVFVVMATSIPTYGRVARTQTLTLRNSEFILAERSMGASMARILGVHMLPNIVGVLAVLAAMDIPTVIALEAGLSFLGLGVKPPTPSWGALLKDGYSLIRQTPWLVVGGGLPIILATLGFTFLGESLRDVVDPKLRKQR is encoded by the coding sequence ATGGAAAAATCTCGTTCTGAACTTGGTCAGATCATTGTCGGCGTCGCCCGCGACCCTCTGGGTCTGATTGGTTTGGTCATTGTCGGCACCATCGTCTTCTGTGCGATTTTCGCCTATTGGATTGTGCCCTATGATCCTGTGGCCATGGATATCAAAGCCCGGTTGCAAGGCCCGTCTGCCGAGCACCTTCTGGGTACGGACCAACTTGGCCGCGATACGTTTTCCCGCGTGATTGCCGGCGGTCAGGTTGCGTTGAAAGTCGCCTTGCCTGCCGTCTTTGGTGCTATGGCAATTGGCCTAACCTTGGGAATGATTGCGGGGTATGGGCCAAAATGGCTCGACAACCTGTTGATGTTGTTCTTTGACACCATCCGGTCCTTCCCGACCGTAATGTTTGCGCTGGCCGTTGTGGCCCTGGTCGGTCCCAGTTTGCAAACGGTTGTGTTCGTGGTGATGGCGACTTCGATCCCAACCTATGGCCGTGTGGCGCGAACGCAGACCCTGACGTTGCGCAATTCCGAGTTCATTCTGGCCGAGCGTTCGATGGGGGCCAGCATGGCCCGCATCTTGGGTGTGCACATGCTACCAAATATCGTGGGGGTTCTGGCCGTCCTGGCTGCTATGGACATCCCGACGGTGATCGCGCTTGAGGCGGGGCTGTCCTTTCTCGGGCTTGGCGTGAAGCCCCCAACCCCCAGTTGGGGCGCACTTCTGAAGGACGGGTATTCCCTGATCCGACAGACACCTTGGCTGGTGGTGGGCGGCGGTCTGCCGATCATTCTGGCAACCCTGGGCTTTACGTTTTTAGGGGAATCCCTGCGCGACGTGGTTGATCCCAAACTGAGGAAACAGCGATGA
- a CDS encoding ABC transporter ATP-binding protein, with the protein MTETLLEIENLSVDYETARGDLKALRDITFDIRKGEIVGIVGESGCGKSTLISSILRLTAPNTRFRQGEIRFKGQDLLQVPERRMRDLRGSDISIIFQDPMQTHNPVLTIGQQMVDIQHRSKTSRQVKLANAAKMLGAVGIPDPEARLKRFPHEFSGGMRQRIAIAMALMSKPDLLIADEPTTALDATLEVQIIERLQELQREFDCAILFISHHLGVIAELCDRVVVMYAGAVVESGEVREIFHNPKHPYTRRLIDCDPGHIKERARVLPTIPGEVPDLANLPGGCIFRDRCDQAMPRCATDVPPLDRLKEGHHAACWLNHEEAVT; encoded by the coding sequence ATGACCGAAACTCTTCTGGAAATCGAGAACCTCAGCGTCGATTATGAAACGGCACGCGGAGATCTCAAGGCATTGCGGGATATCACCTTTGACATCCGCAAAGGTGAGATCGTGGGTATTGTCGGTGAGTCTGGTTGCGGAAAATCAACCTTGATCTCGTCGATCCTGCGGCTGACCGCACCGAACACGCGGTTCCGGCAAGGCGAAATACGCTTTAAGGGGCAAGACCTGTTGCAAGTGCCTGAACGCAGGATGCGGGATCTGCGCGGGTCAGATATCTCGATCATCTTTCAAGACCCGATGCAGACCCACAATCCGGTTTTGACCATTGGCCAGCAGATGGTTGATATTCAGCATCGATCAAAGACAAGCAGGCAGGTAAAACTGGCCAATGCGGCAAAGATGCTGGGGGCTGTTGGAATTCCGGACCCTGAAGCGCGCTTAAAGCGGTTTCCCCACGAGTTTTCTGGCGGAATGCGACAGCGGATCGCGATTGCCATGGCGTTGATGTCGAAACCCGACCTGCTGATCGCGGATGAGCCGACCACCGCGCTGGACGCCACGCTTGAGGTGCAGATCATCGAACGCCTGCAAGAGCTGCAGCGCGAGTTCGATTGCGCCATCCTGTTCATCTCGCACCATCTGGGTGTGATCGCGGAACTCTGTGATCGCGTAGTGGTAATGTACGCAGGCGCCGTGGTCGAAAGCGGCGAGGTGCGCGAGATTTTTCACAATCCCAAGCACCCTTACACACGCCGTCTGATTGATTGTGATCCCGGCCATATCAAGGAACGCGCGCGGGTTCTGCCAACTATTCCGGGCGAAGTGCCCGATCTGGCCAACCTGCCCGGCGGCTGTATTTTCCGCGACCGCTGCGATCAGGCGATGCCACGCTGCGCAACGGACGTTCCGCCCTTGGATCGTCTGAAAGAAGGGCATCACGCCGCCTGCTGGCTGAACCATGAGGAGGCCGTGACATGA